A stretch of Telopea speciosissima isolate NSW1024214 ecotype Mountain lineage chromosome 11, Tspe_v1, whole genome shotgun sequence DNA encodes these proteins:
- the LOC122645671 gene encoding peptidyl-prolyl cis-trans isomerase FKBP17-2, chloroplastic-like: protein MATFFGSPPFLSHPFTRTHHLSLSSSQSPVPPPPPPASQRQSPSPSPSLRTESLPEQQFKVEQQKPVTPVTTTTTKVESTDWIASSLTRRFGLGAGLAWVGFLAFGVISEQIKTRLEVSQQESNTRDAEKEEEVVLPNGIRYYEMRVGGGASPRPGDLVVIDLKGTVEGSGEVFVDTFGRDKKPLALVMGSRPYTRGMCEGIEYALRSMKAGGKRRVVIPPSLGFGENGADLGSGLQVPPSATLEYIVEVEKVSIAPA from the exons ATGGCCACTTTCTTTGGATCCCCACCATTTCTCTCACACCCATTTACAAGAACTCATCACCTCTCCCTGTCTTCTTCACAGTCACCGGTGCCGCCTCCTCCGCCACCAGCTTCCCAACGTCagtctccatctccatctccatcctTACGTACAGAGTCATTGCCGGAGCAGCAGTTTAAAGTGGAACAACAGAAACCCGTAACACCAgtgaccaccaccaccactaagGTTGAGTCGACGGACTGGATAGCTTCCAGCTTAACCAGGCGGTTTGGACTCGGAGCTGGACTTGCATGGGTTGGCTTCCTGGCATTTGGGGTAATCTCTGAACAGATCAAAACCCGCCTTGAAGTCTCCCAACAAGAATCTAACACGAG GGAtgcagagaaggaagaagaggtggTTTTGCCTAATGGAATCAG GTACTATGAGATGAGAGTAGGGGGTGGTGCTTCTCCAAGGCCAGGAGATTTGGTTGTGATTGATCTCAAGGGAACAGTAGAAGGCAGTGGGGAAGTGTTTGTTGATACTTTTGGCAGAGACAAGAAGCCATTGGCACTGGTTATGGGATCAAGGCCATATACTAGGGGGATGTGTGAAGGTATAGAGTATGCCTTAAGGTCTATGAAGGCAGGTGGGAAAAGGAGAGTGGTAATCCCTCCTAGCTTGGGCTTTGGGGAGAATGGAGCTGATTTAGGTTCTGGTTTGCAAGTACCTCCATCTGCAACTCTTGAATACATTGTTGAGGTCGAAAAAGTTTCAATTGCACCAGCTTAG
- the LOC122646867 gene encoding uncharacterized protein LOC122646867 isoform X3, with product MGTVLDSHFFALTAVITVGYQFLFFIITALLKFDKVTDFAGSTNYIILAILTLVLKGTWHFRQIVLTLLVVIWGLRLALFLLMRILQWGEDRRFDEMRSKLGKLAVFWTFQAVWVWTVSLPVTVVNASDRNPSIQARDIIGWIMWSVGFTVEATADQQKLVFKQSPNNRGKWCNVGLWKFSRHPNYFGEILLWWGIFVASAPVLEGAEWLVILGPIFLTLLLLFVSGIPLLEESADKKFGNVAEYKIYKRTTSPLILLPSVVYGNLPAWFKAAFLFELPLYSRNLPQDEISNLHSNLCEV from the exons ATGGGAACTGTTCTCGACTCCCATTTCTTCGCCCTCACTGCTGTCATCACT GTGGGTTAtcaatttttgttcttcataATTACAGCTCTTCTTAAGTTCGACAAAGTTACTGACTTCGCTG GGAGCACCAACTATATTATACTTGCCATATTGACTTTAGTTTTGAAAGGCACTTGGCATTTTAGACAG ATAGTCTTGACTTTGCTCGTAGTAATATGGGGTCTTCGTCTAGCACTATTTCTATTAATGAG AATCCTGCAGTGGGGGGAAGATCGTCGTTTTGATGAAATGCGCTCTAAATTGGGGAAATTGGCAGTTTTCTGGACATTCCAG GCTGTCTGGGTTTGGACTGTAAGCTTACCCGTAACAGTTGTCAATGCGAGTGATAGAAACCCTTCTATTCAAGCTCGAGATATCATTGGGTGGATTATGTGGTCTGTAGGTTTCACAGTTGAAGCTACAGCAGATCAGCAAAAGCTTGTATTCAAGCAGTCTCCAAACAATAGAGGGAAGTGGTGCAATGTTGGGCTTTGGAAATTCTCTCGTCATCCAAACTATTTTGGTGAG ATTTTACTCTGGTGGGGTATCTTTGTGGCTTCTGCACCAGTATTAGAAGGTGCTGAATGGCTTGTGATCCTAGGACCTATCTTTCTCACTCTGTTGCTTCTTTTTGTCAGTGGCATACCATTACTAGag GAGTCAGCAGATAAGAAGTTCGGTAATGTGGCTGAGTACAAGATTTATAAAAGAACAACTAG CCCCCTCATTCTGCTGCCCTCAGTTGTTTATGGGAACTTGCCTGCATGGTTCAAAGCAGCTTTCCTTTTTGAGTTACCTCTCTACAGTCGAAATCTTCCTCAAGATGAAATATCCAACTT GCATTCAAATCTTTGCGAGGTATAG
- the LOC122646867 gene encoding uncharacterized protein LOC122646867 isoform X1, which yields MGTVLDSHFFALTAVITVGYQFLFFIITALLKFDKVTDFAGSTNYIILAILTLVLKGTWHFRQIVLTLLVVIWGLRLALFLLMRILQWGEDRRFDEMRSKLGKLAVFWTFQAVWVWTVSLPVTVVNASDRNPSIQARDIIGWIMWSVGFTVEATADQQKLVFKQSPNNRGKWCNVGLWKFSRHPNYFGEILLWWGIFVASAPVLEGAEWLVILGPIFLTLLLLFVSGIPLLEESADKKFGNVAEYKIYKRTTSPLILLPSVVYGNLPAWFKAAFLFELPLYSRNLPQDEISNLKVREKAARDQRWVNHLDDL from the exons ATGGGAACTGTTCTCGACTCCCATTTCTTCGCCCTCACTGCTGTCATCACT GTGGGTTAtcaatttttgttcttcataATTACAGCTCTTCTTAAGTTCGACAAAGTTACTGACTTCGCTG GGAGCACCAACTATATTATACTTGCCATATTGACTTTAGTTTTGAAAGGCACTTGGCATTTTAGACAG ATAGTCTTGACTTTGCTCGTAGTAATATGGGGTCTTCGTCTAGCACTATTTCTATTAATGAG AATCCTGCAGTGGGGGGAAGATCGTCGTTTTGATGAAATGCGCTCTAAATTGGGGAAATTGGCAGTTTTCTGGACATTCCAG GCTGTCTGGGTTTGGACTGTAAGCTTACCCGTAACAGTTGTCAATGCGAGTGATAGAAACCCTTCTATTCAAGCTCGAGATATCATTGGGTGGATTATGTGGTCTGTAGGTTTCACAGTTGAAGCTACAGCAGATCAGCAAAAGCTTGTATTCAAGCAGTCTCCAAACAATAGAGGGAAGTGGTGCAATGTTGGGCTTTGGAAATTCTCTCGTCATCCAAACTATTTTGGTGAG ATTTTACTCTGGTGGGGTATCTTTGTGGCTTCTGCACCAGTATTAGAAGGTGCTGAATGGCTTGTGATCCTAGGACCTATCTTTCTCACTCTGTTGCTTCTTTTTGTCAGTGGCATACCATTACTAGag GAGTCAGCAGATAAGAAGTTCGGTAATGTGGCTGAGTACAAGATTTATAAAAGAACAACTAG CCCCCTCATTCTGCTGCCCTCAGTTGTTTATGGGAACTTGCCTGCATGGTTCAAAGCAGCTTTCCTTTTTGAGTTACCTCTCTACAGTCGAAATCTTCCTCAAGATGAAATATCCAACTT AAAAGTCAGAGAGAAGGCAGCAAGGGACCAAAGATGGGTTAATCACTTGGATGATCTATAA
- the LOC122646867 gene encoding uncharacterized protein LOC122646867 isoform X2 has protein sequence MGTVLDSHFFALTAVITVGYQFLFFIITALLKFDKVTDFAGSTNYIILAILTLVLKGTWHFRQIVLTLLVVIWGLRLALFLLMRILQWGEDRRFDEMRSKLGKLAVFWTFQAVWVWTVSLPVTVVNASDRNPSIQARDIIGWIMWSVGFTVEATADQQKLVFKQSPNNRGKWCNVGLWKFSRHPNYFGEILLWWGIFVASAPVLEGAEWLVILGPIFLTLLLLFVSGIPLLEESADKKFGNVAEYKIYKRTTSPLILLPSVVYGNLPAWFKAAFLFELPLYSRNLPQDEISNLEKAARDQRWVNHLDDL, from the exons ATGGGAACTGTTCTCGACTCCCATTTCTTCGCCCTCACTGCTGTCATCACT GTGGGTTAtcaatttttgttcttcataATTACAGCTCTTCTTAAGTTCGACAAAGTTACTGACTTCGCTG GGAGCACCAACTATATTATACTTGCCATATTGACTTTAGTTTTGAAAGGCACTTGGCATTTTAGACAG ATAGTCTTGACTTTGCTCGTAGTAATATGGGGTCTTCGTCTAGCACTATTTCTATTAATGAG AATCCTGCAGTGGGGGGAAGATCGTCGTTTTGATGAAATGCGCTCTAAATTGGGGAAATTGGCAGTTTTCTGGACATTCCAG GCTGTCTGGGTTTGGACTGTAAGCTTACCCGTAACAGTTGTCAATGCGAGTGATAGAAACCCTTCTATTCAAGCTCGAGATATCATTGGGTGGATTATGTGGTCTGTAGGTTTCACAGTTGAAGCTACAGCAGATCAGCAAAAGCTTGTATTCAAGCAGTCTCCAAACAATAGAGGGAAGTGGTGCAATGTTGGGCTTTGGAAATTCTCTCGTCATCCAAACTATTTTGGTGAG ATTTTACTCTGGTGGGGTATCTTTGTGGCTTCTGCACCAGTATTAGAAGGTGCTGAATGGCTTGTGATCCTAGGACCTATCTTTCTCACTCTGTTGCTTCTTTTTGTCAGTGGCATACCATTACTAGag GAGTCAGCAGATAAGAAGTTCGGTAATGTGGCTGAGTACAAGATTTATAAAAGAACAACTAG CCCCCTCATTCTGCTGCCCTCAGTTGTTTATGGGAACTTGCCTGCATGGTTCAAAGCAGCTTTCCTTTTTGAGTTACCTCTCTACAGTCGAAATCTTCCTCAAGATGAAATATCCAACTT AGAGAAGGCAGCAAGGGACCAAAGATGGGTTAATCACTTGGATGATCTATAA
- the LOC122646649 gene encoding golgin candidate 2-like yields MAGWISSKLKVAETFLQQIDQQAADSLGKNEKPLSDELNYDTPAKAAGVVPLKDQLKKKTPDNNDFYGHSRPDFNSDRNQDREFGKTLKPSPIPKQTLTDSDWTELLSAPKHPSPSAGNRTNGISAIPGPRKDGRKQGSSGSTSFSSEVKRNHNSLGGVSKSTRRSDIVPGYRSKGDVSSPDGRRSDGEESGLSDSMQTKSSSESQNGEPYGEGRETGANLLSEPKGNASEDSKDVLETAGDGKQSHSENHNEKVSVGNNAFQQAVGKHTAEIVSGSGTLDGIVDTKRQPDGGQDAPRSALRRIDESNAALGSSVTHEFQRLPSLSSDEESDSDMDSASTSDSENERKRRAEKARQREQIMADRAAAKAIEAIKERENILARLEGEKQSLEKILEERARQQAQEASELQMSMMDAMEAVDLEKLKHNNTRMEALELLVKFETANANLARSLASIQRNLDVEVDRVAALRREIELKEAVQEELRRRMSKVHQSGLTSNQLEASKGIEFEREILEAEYSFMCDKIGQLQDKAKKLEENIELTRKEIENPTEVEIELKRRLGQLTDHLIQKQAQVEALSSEKATLLFRIETVSRMLDENNSAMPLTDLGDPSVSDDLEAGMWDGSNSRLKPFLEARIRSGGQHFGSLLQQLDAIFSAGAAFIRRNPTAKLWSLVYLVCLHFWVVYILMSYSQPSDDTKSGAVISLESINNTGGN; encoded by the exons ATGGCGGGATGGATCTCCTCCAAACTCAAAGTTGCGGAAACCTTCCTTCAACAG ATTGATCAGCAAGCGGCGGATTCTCTTGGGAAGAACGAGAAACCTCTATCCGATGAATTGAATTATGATACCCCGGCGAAAGCCGCTGGTGTTGTTCCTCTGAAGGATcagctgaagaagaagacaccCGACAACAATGATTTCTATGGACATTCACGCCCAGATTTCAATTCGGATAGAAACCAGGACAGGGAATTCGGTAAAACTCTCAAGCCGTCTCCGATTCCTAAGCAAACTCTTACAGACAGTGACTGGACAGAACTGCTTAGTGCTCCCAAGCACCCTTCACCCTCTGCCGGTAATCGGACTAATGGGATATCTGCAATTCCTGGACCACGGAAGGACGGAAGAAAGCAGGGGAGTTCTGGTTCAACTTCTTTCTCATCTGAAGTGAAGAGAAATCACAACAGTCTTGGCGGTGTTTCCAAATCTACGAGGAGGTCAGACATCGTGCCAGGGTATAGATCAAAGGGTGACGTGTCTTCCCCAGATGGTAGGCGGAGTGATGGGGAAGAGTCTGGTTTGTCTGATTCTATGCAAACAAAATCCAGTTCTGAATCACAAAATGGTGAACCTTACGGCGAAGGGAGAGAAACAGGAGCTAATCTTTTGTCAGAACCGAAAGGTAATGCAAGTGAGGACTCCAAGGATGTCCTGGAAACTGCCGGGGATGGAAAGCAATCTCATTCTGAAAATCACAATGAAAAAGTTAGTGTAGGGAATAATGCTTTTCAACAAGCAGTAGGGAAACATACAGCAGAAATTGTATCAGGCTCAGGTACACTTGATGGCATAGTTGATACAAAGAGGCAACCTGATGGTGGTCAGGATGCACCCAGGAGTGCTTTAAGGAGGATTGATGAGTCAAATGCAGCTCTAGGAAGTTCTGTTACTCATGAATTTCAGAGACTTCCCTCATTATCAAGTGATGAAGAGTCTGATTCAGACATGGACTCAGCTTCAACTTCTGATTCAGAAAATGAGCGCAAGAGAAGAGCAGAAAAGGCAAGGCAGAGGGAACAAATTATGGCTGACAGAGCTGCTGCTAAAGCTATTGAGGCCATAAAAGAGCGTGAGAACATTCTTGCCAGATTGGAGGGAGAGAAGCAGAGCTTAGAGAAAATACTTGAAGAAAGGGCAAGGCAACAAGCACAAGAG GCATCTGAGCTGCAGATGAGTATGATGGATGCAATGGAAGCTGTTGATCTGGAGAAGCTAAAACATAACAATACCAGGATGGAAGCCCTTGAACTATTAGTTAAATTTGAG ACTGCGAATGCCAACCTTGCAAGATCCCTCGCGTCCATACAAAGAAATCTTGATGTGGAG GTTGACCGTGTAGCAGCACTTCGACGAGAAATTGAGTTGAAAGAAGCGGTGCAAGAAG agCTCAGAAGGAGAATGTCCAAGGTTCATCAGAGCGGTTTAACATCAAACCAA TTGGAAGCTTCAAAAGGAATTGAATTTGAACGGGAGATACTTGAGGCAGAGTACTCTTTTATGTGTGATAAAATTGGGCAGCTTCAGGACAAG gcaaagaaactagaagaaaacATTGAACTGACGCgaaaagagatagagaatcCCACTGAAGTGGAAATTGAACTCAAGAGAAGGCTTGGGCAGTTGACTGATCATTTAATTCAGAAACAAGCTCAG GTTGAGGCCCTCTCCTCAGAGAAGGCGACACTGTTGTTTAGGATAGAG ACAGTTTCAAGAATGCTGGATGAAAACAATTCAGCAATGCCATTGACCGATTTGGGAGACCCCTCAGTAAGCGATGATCTGGAAGCAGGGATGTGGGATGGTTCCAATTCAAGGTTAAAGCCTTTCCTTGAGGCCAGAATCCGATCTGGAGGACAACACTTTGGATCACTGCTTCAACAGTTGGATGCTATCTTTTCTGCAGGAGCTGCATTTATCCGGAGGAATCCAACAGCAAAATTGTGGTCTCTAGTTTACCTTGTATGCCTTCATTTCTGGGTTGTATATATTCTCATGTCATATTCTCAACCATCTGATGACACCAAATCTGGGGCCGTCATCTCCTTGGAGAGCATCAATAATACTGGGGGCAACTAA